The Ziziphus jujuba cultivar Dongzao chromosome 7, ASM3175591v1 genome includes a region encoding these proteins:
- the LOC132804485 gene encoding uncharacterized protein LOC132804485: protein MIIDSGGYANVISHILVEELGLVTIKHPEPYRLERFNDSGEMEVTKEAKLKFSIDNYMDEVLCDVVHMHTGHILLKRPGQFDKNTIHYGQENSIVFHFKSKKIKLEPLTSIEVFVDQMPMQQKREAERQREKSIIPPMASKWLQEGKAKPNHQANPEELVLPSFISSLLQEFDDVP from the exons atgattatagatagtggaggTTATGCCAATGTTATTAGCCATATTCTTGTGGAGGAATTAGGTTTAGTAACAATCAAACAccctgaaccatatagacttGAAaggtttaatgatagtggagagatggaGGTAACCAAAGAAGCCAAgctaaagtttagtattgataattaTATGGATgaggttttgtgtgatgttgtacatATGCATACGGGACATATTTTGTTAAAGAGGCCAGGGCAATTCGATAAgaatactatacattatggtcaagaaaatTCTATTGTGTTCCATTTTAAAAGTAAGAAGATCAAGCTCGAGCCACTAACATCAATAGAGGTGTTTGTAGATCAAATGCCaatgcaacaaaagagggaGGCAGAACGGCAAAGGGAGAAATCCATTATACCACCCATGGCTTCAAAATGGCTACAAGAAGGCAAAGCCAAGCCTAATCACCAAG CTAATCCTGAAGAGCTTGTATTGCCAAGTTTtatatcttctcttttgcaggagttTGATGATGTTCCATAG